CGCACCCCCGGCAAAGCGGCCCGCGCAGAAACCGCCGCCCCCCTCAAGGGCACAGCCCCGCCTTTGGGGCCGCAGTCCCAAAAGCAGCGGCCGCCCACCGGGGCCGGCGGTCCCTCAGGGCGGGCGGTCCCCGCAGAGCACCCCGCCCCCGGAGCCGCGCCCCGGCAGGGGCGGGTCCGGGAAGAGCGGGCCCGCCGCAGGGGCGGTGGTCTCAGGAGGGGTTGATCTGGGGAGCCAGCTGCTCGCAGGGCAGTTCGATGGTGGCGGTGGTGGGACCGCCCGGCGGACTGTGCAGGGCCAGGATCCCGTCGAACGCGCCGAGCCTGCGCTCGATGCCCGCCAGCCCGCTGCCGCCGGCCGGGTCCGCGCCGCCCCTGCCGTCATCGGTCACCGTGATCCGCAGCATGCCCTCCTCGCAGCGCATGTCGATCCAGATCCGCTCCGCCCGGGCGTGCTTGGCGACATTGGTCAGCATCTCCGACACGGAGAAGTACGCGGCCGCCTCGACCGGCGCGGCCAGCCGCCCGATCACCTCGTCACCGACCTCGGTCCTGACCGGACTGCGCAGCGCCAGCGCCCGCACCGCATCGCCCAGACCCCGCTCGGCAAGGACGGGAGGATGAATGCCCCGCACCAGCTGGCGCAGTTCGTCCAGGGCCTCCGCGGAGGACTTGCGGGTCTGCGCCAGCAGCACGGCCGCCTGGTCGGGATCACTGCGCAGCAGGTGCTCGATGGTGCCCAGACTCATCCCCATCGCCACCAGCCTCGCCTGCGCCCCGTCGTGCAGATCACGCTCGATACGCCGCAGCTCGGCCGCCGAGACGTCCACCGCGTCCGCACGGGACTCCTTCAGATGCTCGATACGCATCTGCAGCGCCCGCCCCCGTCCGGGCGCCAAGAACGCCCTCGTCAGCAAGCCGTGCACATGCAGGATCAGCGGATCGTAGCGCAGCCCCGCCGCGATGAACCCCGCCCCCAGCACGGCCGCCGCCAGCGCGGTCAGCTGCCCGCCCACCGGAACGAACGCATACCAGTACCCGACCTCACGCATCGGCCGCCACACACCGGCCGCCAGCACGAACCCCCACACCCCGTACAGCAGCAGAGCCGCCGCGAACATCCCCAGCACGAACCCCGCCACCGGATCGACGATCATCCACAGCAGATCACGCCAGGTCGCAGGATCCTTCAACAGCCACCGCCAGCGCTGGACCTGACCCACCACACCGCCCGCATCCGCCGGCAGCGGCCGGTAGGGCACCGCGATGTCCACCGCGCACCAGCGCCCCGCCAGCCGGCGGCGCGCGGTGGCATTGGCCCGGGCCGCACCGATCACCCACGGCGTGGTGAACACCCCGATCCCCACCACACTCAGCGCGATCGACACCACCGAGAGACAAAACAGCACCAGCGAGACCACCATCGACAGCAATGCCAGGCACGCCCCCCGGGCCGCAGCCGCCACACCGGCCCGAACATCCATCTCGTCTCCCGTGATCGAAACGCGCCGGCCCCGACGCGAAACCCCTTCACCACACCCGGACCCCGCCGCGCGACGCCCCGGCCGTACAAGACCCCTACTGTGCCGCCCGCCGGCCGCCAGCGGCACCGCCCCAGCACCCCGAAACCAGGGTGTACCTGCCACCACCGTGACCCATCCGGCACACCCACCACCACTATCCAGCCACCCCCACACCCCCCAACCAACCAACCGGCCGGCGGAGCAGCCCACCGGCCCACCGGCCCGCCAGCCAGCCCACCGACCTGCCGGCGCGCCCACCGGCCCACCGGCTGCTCCGCCGGCAGACCCACACCCCCGCAACTCCCCCGCCCACCCGCACCCCCGCCCCGGCCCCGAACTCAACCCTCACCCTCACCCTCACCCTCAGCCTCAGCCTCAGCACCGGCACCGGCACCGGCACCGGCACCGGCACCGGCACCGGCACCATCCCGCCGAACGGCCCGCCCGTATCCCGTACCCCGCGCCCCGCCCCGCCCCGCCCCGCCCACGCACCACCACACCGCCGGCGGCGGGCCCGGCATCGCCGCCCCCACCGGCACACCACCCGGACCGCCCCACGACCCGCACATCGGGGCAGGTTCCCCGGCCCGACGACACGGCCACCGTGCCCCCCCCTGGCAGGCCGGAAACAGCCCCGGCCACCTACCGGCGCCTGCCCACCGGACCCGGGCCAAGGACAACCACCGCCCGGCCACCCTCCTGGGACAGGACACCACCCACACCACAGCCCACCCGCACCCCGCCCACGATCCGCCCCGCCCACACCCCCATCCACATCCACATCCGCCCGCACCCGGCACCCGGCACCCGGCACCCGGCACCCGGCACCCGGCACCCGGCCACGCACTACCCCACCCGCGTCCCGCCCACACACCACACCCCGCCCCGCCCGCGCTGCCCCCGGCCCGGCCGCACACCACCCGCCCACAGCCCTCACAGCCCCCTCCCCCGACACCGGCCCCCGACAGGCCCGCAGCCGGCTCCCACCGACAGCCCACCACCCCGCAGGCCCGCCCCCACCGCTCGCCACCGGCGCCCCACCGGCCCGCGACGGGTCCCGACAGGCCCGCGGCCGGTCCCCACCGACAGCCCACCACCCCGCAGGCCCGCCCCACACCGGCCCACCGGCCCGCAACGGATCCCGGCAGGCCCGCAGCCGGCTCCCACCGGCCCGCCACCACCCCCACCGGCAGCCCACCGGCCCGCAGGCCGGCTCCCACCGCCCGCCACCGGCGCCCCCCTGGCCCGCGACGGGCCGGTGGCGGGCCCGCGTCCGGACGGCGGCAGGCCACCGCCGGCCCGCATCCGGCCACCGCCGCCCACCGCACGGCCGAAAACCACAGGCCCCTCCAACGCCTCCTGCCACGAACGCCGTTCATGGCTTAAAGTTGCGCTGCCGCGACCAGCATGACGAAGGGGGCACCCCGAAGATGTCGGTCACCAGCGGACGGGGACCCGACCTCGACGACGTG
This DNA window, taken from Streptomyces sp. V3I8, encodes the following:
- a CDS encoding sensor histidine kinase, translated to MDVRAGVAAAARGACLALLSMVVSLVLFCLSVVSIALSVVGIGVFTTPWVIGAARANATARRRLAGRWCAVDIAVPYRPLPADAGGVVGQVQRWRWLLKDPATWRDLLWMIVDPVAGFVLGMFAAALLLYGVWGFVLAAGVWRPMREVGYWYAFVPVGGQLTALAAAVLGAGFIAAGLRYDPLILHVHGLLTRAFLAPGRGRALQMRIEHLKESRADAVDVSAAELRRIERDLHDGAQARLVAMGMSLGTIEHLLRSDPDQAAVLLAQTRKSSAEALDELRQLVRGIHPPVLAERGLGDAVRALALRSPVRTEVGDEVIGRLAAPVEAAAYFSVSEMLTNVAKHARAERIWIDMRCEEGMLRITVTDDGRGGADPAGGSGLAGIERRLGAFDGILALHSPPGGPTTATIELPCEQLAPQINPS